In Bos mutus isolate GX-2022 chromosome 10, NWIPB_WYAK_1.1, whole genome shotgun sequence, a single window of DNA contains:
- the VRTN gene encoding vertnin codes for MTSREQLVQHVLQELQEAVESEGLEGLVGAALEAKQVLSSFALPTRRGGGPGPQVLEVDSVALSLYPEDAPRNMLPLVCQGEGSLLFEAASLLLWGDAGLSLELRARTVVEMLLHRHYYLQGMIDSKVMLQAVRYSLRSEESPEMTSLPSATLEAIFDADVKATCFPSSFSNVWHLYALASVVQRNIYSIYPLRNLKIRPYFNRVIRPRRCDHTPATLHIMWAGQPLSGHLFRHQYFAPVVGLEEVEAESAHPGPAPLPPPAKTLELLNREPGLSYSHLGEHSSVTKSTFYRWRRQSQEHRQKVATRFSAKHFLQDSFHRGGVVPLQQFLQRFPEISRSTYYAWKHELVGSGACQALTPTEELTKLPERQVAEGLGCSSTAASSPGVVFMQRAKLYLEHCIALNTLVPYRCFKRRFPGISRSTYYNWRRKALRRNPSFKPVPALLESGPPQPVPVGEKALLPWKGGEVGEGAAKATGGGPPAPRAFLPLRVPLSRWQRRLRRAARKQVLGGHLPFCRFRLRYPSLSPSSFWVWKSLARSWPGSLSKLHIPAPTLGRGSRKEAEEKEAGRNVIAAVAPPEGTWPMAASPGEDPRKATGGPSREGALQEGPTAQGRPPSGSLSSHPVVTAAAAGGRDSQVLVMDMLATTKFKAQAKLFLQKRFQSKSFPSYKEFSTLFPLTARSTYYMWKRALYDGLTLVDG; via the coding sequence ATGACCTCTCGGGAGCAGCTGGTGCAGCACGtgctgcaggagctgcaggaggcgGTGGAGTCAGAGGGCCTGGAGGGTCTCGTCGGTGCCGCTCTGGAGGCCAAGCAGGTCCTGTCCTCCTTCGCTCTCCCCACCCGCCGTGGCGGGGGCCCCGGCCCCCAGGTGCTGGAGGTGGACTCGGTGGCCCTGAGCCTGTATCCGGAGGATGCGCCCCGGAACATGCTGCCGCTGGTGTGCCAGGGCGAGGGCAGCCTGCTCTTCGAGGCGGCCAGCCTGCTGCTGTGGGGTGACGCGGGCCTCAGCCTGGAGCTGCGGGCGCGCACGGTGGTGGAGATGCTGCTCCACCGCCACTACTACCTCCAGGGCATGATCGACTCCAAGGTGATGCTGCAGGCGGTGCGCTACTCCCTGCGCTCCGAGGAGTCCCCGGAGATGACCAGCCTGCCGTCCGCCACGCTCGAGGCCATCTTCGACGCGGACGTCAAGGCCACCTGCTTTCCCAGCAGCTTCTCCAACGTGTGGCACTTGTACGCCCTCGCCTCGGTGGTCCAGCGCAACATCTACTCCATCTACCCGCTGCGCAACCTCAAGATCCGGCCGTACTTTAACCGTGTCATCCGCCCGCGCCGCTGCGACCACACGCCCGCCACGCTGCACATCATGTGGGCTGGCCAGCCGCTCAGTGGCCACCTCTTCCGCCACCAGTACTTTGCACCCgtggtggggctggaggaggtggAGGCCGAGAGCGCCCACCCTGGCCCGGCTCCGCTGCCCCCGCCCGCCAAGACCTTGGAGCTGCTCAACCGCGAGCCTGGCCTCAGCTACTCGCACCTGGGAGAGCACTCCAGCGTCACTAAGAGCACCTTCTACCGCTGGCGGCGGCAGTCCCAGGAGCACCGGCAGAAGGTGGCCACTCGCTTCTCGGCCAAGCACTTCCTGCAGGACAGCTTCCACCGCGGGGGCGTCGTGCCGCTGCAGCAATTCCTGCAGAGGTTCCCCGAGATCTCCCGCTCCACCTATTACGCTTGGAAGCACGAGCTCGTGGGTTctggggcctgccaggccctGACCCCCACGGAGGAGCTGACGAAGCTGCCGGAGCGGCAGGTTGCCGAGGGGCTGGGATGCTCCTCGACGGCCGCGTCCAGCCCTGGCGTGGTCTTCATGCAGCGGGCCAAATTGTACCTGGAGCACTGCATTGCCCTGAATACTCTGGTACCCTACCGCTGCTTCAAACGCCGCTTCCCGGGCATCTCCAGGTCCACCTACTACAACTGGCGCCGAAAAGCTCTCCGAAGGAACCCCAGCTTCAAGCCAGTGCCGGCCCTCCTGGAGTCTGGGCCTCCCCAGCCAGTGCCGGTGGGCGAAAAGGCCTTGCTCCCTTGGAAGGGTGGTGAGGTCGGAGAGGGGGCAGCAAAAGCCACGGGTGGGGGCCCACCCGCTCCGCGGGCGTTCCTGCCCCTGAGGGTGCCGTTGTCCCGCTGGCAGAGGCGCCTGCGCAGAGCGGCCCGCAAGCAGGTGCTTGGTGGGCACCTCCCTTTCTGTCGCTTCCGTCTCCGCTACCCGAGCTTGTCGCCTTCCTCCTTTTGGGTCTGGAAGAGTCTGGCCCGAAGCTGGCCCGGAAGCCTGTCCAAGCTCCATATCCCGGCCCCCACCTTGGGCagagggagcaggaaggaggcagaggagaaagaagcTGGCAGGAATGTGATAGCTGCCGTGGCCCCCCCTGAAGGGACTTGGCCAATGGCAGCTTCTCCAGGGGAGGATCCAAGGAAGGCCACAGGAGGGCCTTCCAGAGAGGGGGCCCTGCAAGAGGGGCCCACGGCCCAGGGTCGGCCCCCCAGTGGGTCCCTGTCCAGTCACCCTGTGGTGACAGCAGCCGCGGCAGGGGGCCGGGACAGCCAGGTGCTGGTGATGGACATGTTGGCCACCACGAAGTTCAAGGCCCAGGCCAAGCTGTTCCTGCAGAAGCGCTTCCAGTCCAAGAGCTTCCCCTCCTACAAGGAATTCAGCACCCTCTTCCCCCTCACCGCCCGCTCTACCTACTACATGTGGAAACGCGCCCTCTACGATGGTCTCACTCTGGTGGACGGCTGA